In Oryza glaberrima chromosome 8, OglaRS2, whole genome shotgun sequence, the following are encoded in one genomic region:
- the LOC127782674 gene encoding dioscorin DB3S-like → MSSARRLLLLTGAAAAIALLLSATAPVAGAEDDGYSYIPGSPRGPQNWGSLKPEWATCSSGKMQSPINLGLLDLTLAPGLGNLNYTYQNANASVVNRGHDIMVRFDGDAGSLKINGTAYQLRQMHWHTPSEHTIDGRRYDMELHMVHINAQNQAAVIGILYTIGTTPDEFLQKLEPYIIAISNQEGQERVVAGGADPNVAKGQDTVYYRYMGSFTTPPCTEGVIWTVVRKVRTVSLSQITLLKAAVLTGNENNARPLQDVNNREIGLFLPLPLINN, encoded by the exons ATGAGTTCagctcgccgtctcctcctcctcaccggcgccgctgccgccatcgcaCTCCTGCTCTCAGCCACCGCCCCGGTGGCTGGAGCCGAGGACGACGGCTACAGCTACATCCCTGGCTCGCCCAGGGGGCCGCAGAACTGGGGTAGCCTGAAACCGGAATGGGCCACCTGCAGCAGCGGTAAGATGCAGTCGCCGATCAACCTCGGCCTCCTCGACCTCACCTTGGCTCCCGGCCTCGGCAACCTCAACTACACCTACCAGAACGCCAACGCCTCCGTCGTCAACCGTGGCCACGACATCATGGTCAGGTTTGACGGCGACGCTGGTAGCCTAAAGATAAATGGCACGGCGTACCAGCTCCGGCAAATGCACTGGCATACGCCGTCGGAGCACACCATCGATGGCCGGAGGTATGACATGGAGCTACATATGGTGCACATCAATGCCCAGAACCAGGCCGCCGTCATTGGCATCCTCTACACCATCGGCACCACCCCGGACGAGTTTCTGCAAAAG CTGGAGCCTTATATAATTGCGATATCAAACCAAGAAGGCCAAGAGAGAGTGGTCGCTGGTGGGGCAGATCCAAATGTAGCCAAGGGACAGGATACCGTGTACTATCGCTACATGGGCTCTTTTACCACACCACCTTGCACGGAGGGGGTCATCTGGACCGTTGTCAGGAAg gtGCGCACCGTGTCACTGTCCCAAATCACACTTCTCAAGGCAGCTGTGCTCACG GGTAACGAGAACAACGCGAGACCCCTTCAGGACGTGAACAACAGGGAGATTGGCCtgttccttcctctccctctgaTCAACAACTGA
- the LOC127783242 gene encoding alpha carbonic anhydrase 7-like, translated as MHRARLLVVVVTAVVALLLPTPAAGAEEDDQFGYIPGTPRGPENWGSLKPEWATCSSGEMQSPINLGLLDLTLAPSLGDLNYTYRNANATVVNRGHDIMVRFDGGDDAAAAGGLVINGTAYRLRQVHWHAPSEHAVDGRRYDMELHMVHLNTQNQTAVVGVLYAIGAQDEFLHKLEPYIIEVADQKDKEKIVNGGVDPNVAKEHDIVYYRYMGSLTTPPCTEGVIWTIVRKVHTVSLSQLALLKAAVVNGNEKNARPLQDVNNRNISLFIPLPLMNV; from the exons ATGCATCGCGcacgcctcctcgtcgtcgtcgtcaccgccgtcgtcgccctcctgctcccgacgccggccgccggagcTGAGGAAGACGATCAGTTCGGCTACATCCCCGGCACACCGAGGGGGCCGGAGAACTGGGGCAGCCTAAAGCCGGAATGGGCCACCTGCAGCAGCGGCGAGATGCAGTCGCCGATCAACCTCGGCCTCCTCGACCTCACCCTCGCCCCTAGCCTCGGCGACCTCAACTACACCTACCGAAACGCCAACGCCACCGTCGTCAACCGCGGCCACGACATCATGGTCAggttcgacggcggcgatgacgccgccgccgccggcgggctgGTGATTAACGGCACGGCGTACCGGCTCCGGCAGGTGCACTGGCACGCGCCGTCGGAGCACGCCGTCGATGGCCGGAGGTACGACATGGAGCTGCACATGGTGCATCTCAACACCCAGAACCAgaccgccgtcgtcggcgtcctctACGCCATCGGCGCCCAGGATGAGTTCCTGCACAAG TTGGAGCCATATATTATTGAAGTTGCAGACCAAAAAGATAAGGAGAAGATTGTCAATGGTGGGGTGGATCCAAACGTGGCCAAAGAGCATGATATCGTGTATTACCGCTACATGGGCTCCTTAACCACACCACCTTGCACCGAGGGAGTTATCTGGACCATTGTCAGGAAG GTGCATACTGTGTCGCTGTCTCAGCTTGCACTTCTCAAGGCAGCTGTGGTTAAT GGTAATGAGAAGAATGCGAGGCCCCTCCAGGACGTGAACAATAGGAACATCAGCTTGTTCATTCCTCTCCCTCTGATGAACGTATAA
- the LOC127782673 gene encoding dioscorin DB3S-like translates to MSSARRLLLLAGAAAAIALLLSAPAPVAGAEDDGYSYIPGSSRGPQNWGSLKPEWATCSSGKMQSPINLGLLDLTLAPGLGNLNYTYQNANASVVNRGHDIMVRFDGDAGSLKINGTAYQLRQMHWHTPSEHTIDGRRYDMELHMVHINAQNQAAVIGILYTIGTTPDEFLQKMEPYIIAISNQEGKEKMVVGGADPNIAKGKDTVYYRYMGSFTTPPCTEGVIWTVVRKVHTVSLSQITLLKAAVLMGNENNARPLQDVNNREIDLFFPLPLINN, encoded by the exons ATGAGTTcagctcgccgcctcctcctcctcgccggcgccgctgccgccatcgcaCTCCTGCTCTCGGCCCCCGCCCCGGTGGCCGGAGCTGAGGACGACGGCTACAGCTACATCCCTGGCTCGTCCAGGGGGCCGCAGAACTGGGGCAGCCTGAAACCGGAATGGGCCACCTGCAGCAGCGGTAAGATGCAGTCGCCGATCAACCTCGGCCTCCTCGACCTCACCTTGGCTCCCGGCCTCGGCAACCTCAACTACACCTACCAGAACGCCAACGCCTCCGTCGTCAACCGTGGCCACGACATCATGGTCAGGTTTGACGGCGACGCTGGTAGCCTAAAGATAAATGGCACGGCGTACCAGCTCCGGCAAATGCACTGGCATACGCCGTCGGAGCACACCATCGATGGCCGGAGGTATGACATGGAGCTACATATGGTGCACATCAATGCCCAGAACCAGGCCGCCGTCATTGGCATCCTCTACACCATCGGCACCACCCCGGACGAGTTTCTGCAAAAG ATGGAGCCTTATATAATTGCGATATCAAACCAAGAAGGTAAAGAGAAGATGGTCGTTGGTGGGGCGGATCCAAATATAGCCAAGGGAAAGGATACCGTGTACTATCGCTACATGGGCTCCTTTACCACACCACCTTGCACGGAGGGGGTCATCTGGACCGTTGTCAGGAAG gtGCACACCGTGTCACTGTCCCAAATCACACTTCTCAAGGCAGCTGTGCTCATG GGTAATGAGAACAACGCGAGACCCCTCCAGGATGTGAACAACAGGGAGATTGACCTgttctttcctcttcctctgaTCAATAACTGA